CAGAATCTAGGCAGAACACTGCCGACACAAATGACTttcttgatatatatatatatatattttttctctaGAACGGCTAAAAAAGTTGAATTGATACCCTTATTAATTAATAAGACGTGTTAATTTAGAAGTTTAAATAGTAAATACAGTAATAAAAAGAAAGCTAGCTAAATAAACAGTACGTTTCTCTGAAATGACTCAAAAACATGATGAGATGGAACATGAATCACGTTAGAGGCAGAGCAGTagcaaaacaaaagataaagaaaggcCCTTTACAAAGGTCAATGAGTGACATCCATACGGCAGTGTACTTCCAATCTACAAatggttattattattattattattattgcactaTACAAGttactatataaaaaaatagttaaaaaaatctctcacattttttaaaacatatttgtcatccttcacttttaaaatagtaaatttatgtcccttataaaatgaatttgataaaatttgaTCTCAACCTAaatttttacccttttttattttaaatccaTCACGTGATTCACACgtagtctttttttttatggagtaaaatagTTAGATCTCATTTGTAGTTAACAAATAACTTGATCCATATTCActttttgtatttaaaaaataactgcATGTGTATCACGTGGTGATTTTAGACTAAAAAGTAGTCAGAAATTTGGGTAGGGATCAAATGTTATTAATTTGAATTTATAAGGAATGTAAAGTTAACATTATAAAAGTGAGtgacgaaaaaattcatttaacgAAATGTAAGAAATGTTTCAACGATTTTCCCGTAACATTTAGTCAGATTTTTCAAGTTTCTTACAAGTTTTTAATGAATTTGCATGTTCTTATTCattgttattttaaaaaaaaaaaaaaagagagagattaTAACTATGTACACCTAATGCGTTTTAATTTTGCTATAGAAAGAACACCGTAGCACACATTGAAAATCATGTTAAGAACCATAACGTTGCATAGTGCAATGCATATACAACAGTTGAAACTTTAATTTGGACCTttcgtgaaaaaaaaaaatttaccaaaGAATTTGTTAGCCGTCCTTCTAGATAGAGAATTATTGTTGAATTTGGGAACTTAATTACCACAGATATGCTTAGCTGAAAAGTAGAGAGAAAGAGGTAAGACTACGAGTCTTGATTCTGATCACACTCAAAAATGATGATGATATATGGTCACTGAGCAAACAAATGACTTCACAAAACACAATGATGTGGCGGCTTGTTTGGTCTCATCCACGAAAACTGCTACATATATATTCAAATTTGTTGCGTAGATTTTGAATGACCAACATTTATTTAATTTCAGTCCATTCAACAATAGTCAAAAGCAGCACTTGATACCTTCCTCAGCAGGAAGTTGACCTCCTCAGTATCATAGAGACGTCCTCTCTCATCATTCACTAAAATTGGGGTTTCAGGATAGATCCATTTCTAACTTTTCCCAACATGGATCCCATTTTATAGGCTTGAAGCCAAAGTCAGACCTGCATTTTATTTGGCTGCATGTGCATGAGATTGGCAACAGCTCAGTTGATTCCACCTCTTGAAATGGTGTGGGTGACTATTGGTACAGTGACTATGTGAGACATAATTATCATCTATTCACAAACAGTACAGCattttggagtttttttttcaCTTCCCGTTGCCACTTAAAGTGGCTTCTCTTGTATCCATCTGATAGTGATTCAGTCCCCGTCAATTTTTCGTGACTCTGTTGGGTCACCTTTTAAAATAGATTAGAGTAATAGTAGGTATAGATGATAATaattgacaaaagaaaaaaaattacacatagTACAGCAttttggactttttttttttgttttgacagATACATTATGTACTTTAGGTTCTTGGTtggattcaattttttttgctgattagtcttgtttggattgtcatttttcttcaaaaaaatgtTGATGTTTTTTATGAACTCATTTTTCTACTGTACATGTCATTTTTCTACGGTTTTTAGTTGGATTGTCATTTTTATGAACTCATTTTTCTATGGTACAGTTTTTTTCATAAAAGCTCCAGAAAAAAGTTTGCAATAAGAGCAAAATAGCCTCACTACTGCATAGACTTGTGCTTGGTTATTGAGTTTTATCAACTTAAGAATTTAATCATACTTAATTCAGAAGGCTTTGTGACGTAGTATAAAATAGAGCTTTGAAGCATAAAGGAATTTCAGCATTTAATTTCCATTTGCTACAGGATATACATCTGACTcccaaaaaggcaaaaaataCGGTGAATTGACTGCATTAATTAATAATAGCCAGCACTGCAGGGTACTGATTATATAGTTCTTCCTACATAATTTTCAACCATAAAGGAAGGTCAAATTCGGAGGAGGcatatgcaaaatttgcaaATTTGTAAATGCCCAACTACAAAGCATCATCACACTGAGCATCATCAGTGCCTGGTTAAATCAATTGGCAACCATCAAAGTGTTCATATCTGAACAAAGCGGCAATGGCTTTCTCTGGATTTGGCTCTATCAGATTCCTCCTATTTCTTGCACTTCTTGTCTTACAGGTAATCAACCATTTTCAGAAAATCTGCTTAATCTTGCTAAGGCATCTAATTACTATATTCCCGGAGTTGAAGTTCATCGAGATTTCTTGTTACTGAATGGAAGTCTCGTCTCTAATGTTTTCTGTTGACATGATTGCAGTATTTTTGCTGTATTAGCTCCAGGGAGATTGTTAGACAGAGCCCTTTCAACAAAGTACAAAATCATCAGAGCTATGCAGATCATACAGACGGTCATGGTGACCATCTGAGGATGCTAAAAATGAAACAAGATGTGGATGCTAAGGATCCTGAATTGCAAATCTTTTTCACTATCAATGATCTCAAAGTTGGGAGAAGAATGCCAATCTATTTCTCCATCAAAGACCCATCCAGGTCTCCACCTCTTCTTTCCAGGGAAGAAGCTGATTCAATTCCTTTCTCATCTTCTCAACTTCCCAAGCTTCTCAAACTATTCTCCTTCTCTGATGACTCCCCACAAGCAAAAGCAATAGAAGACACGCTTCACCATTGCGAATACAAGCCCATTAAAGGAGAATCTAAGTTCTGTGCAACCTCATTGGAGTCCTTGCTTGATTCCACCCGTGCCATCTTTGGACCAAAAGTTCAGTTCAAAGTTCTAACTACAAATCATCTTACCAATTTTACGGCTTCCCAATTGAAAAACTACACAATTCTTGAAATTCCCAAAGAAATCTCGGCTCGTAGAATTGTGGGATGCCATCCTTTGCCTTATCCTTATGCTGTTTTCTACTGCCACAGCCAAGAGAGTGATAATAAGTTGTTTAAGGTTTCTTTAATGGGCGATGATGGTGGAAGAGTCGAAGCTATCGCGATGTGTCACATGGATACCTCGCAGTGGAACCCTGACCATGTTGCGTTTCTGGTGCTGAAAACTGAGCCTGGAAAATCGTCAGTTTGCCATTTCTTTCCAGCAGATAATCTTGTTTGGATCCCATCACCGTCTCTATCCAATTGAATTCAGGCATGACACAAAACATGTATTACTACCATAAAGATGGCAAATCATTTGCCTACTATGTGTAGTTCGGATCTTCATTCTTAAATGCTTGATCTTTAACGGATTATACGTAAATGTTTGCAGGCAAATACAGAAGTTTCGGCTGTATTGATCATTAACGAAAATAAGTCGAATCTGGATCCATACCTGATTAGAAAAATGTTCAACTTCCATTGGTGGCCCTCCCTTactgctgttttcttttctattttttttttcctttttccatgaATCGTGAGTTGCCAGATTTGAATTAAGCAATTGACTTAATCCAGTGGATTAAAATGTAATCATGAAGATGTAACATAACCACCAGCACAAGTTCAGGAACTAGAAGTTGTTGGGGTTAGAACTTAAAACAACCGCAGCAAAGCCGGTGAACTATCCCCACCAAAAAACACCCTATCAAAGCTAGCATAATCCCTAAACCATACCTCAGGATCCTCGCCATTTGAACGAGGGGCAGTCCATTTGACTGCAATCTAAGAATATTCATAAGCAATAGGCAAAGGATGCTCAGGGACGAGTCGATAGTTAATTGAAACTGCTACAACACCAGTTTCTGCAACTAATACATTAAGGTACGCGTGATATGTAAGAGAGAAGGCAGATTTGatctgtgaggacccgcaaatttcttatatttttctcaaaaaaatgccttttatttggaaattactaTTTATTAAAgtcctactacccaattgttcaacaataagtgcagatgaacctagaaagtagggtttcactcttcgtttccaagattggggcaaattagggttttcgcgatttttcgccggatgaattttcagtatggagcaaggatcaaatttggtgattaaaagtgacttttaagtgataaataatatgtgattaggagcaatgagataaggttggtgaataagaagtaaaaaccctaatacgtgtgtttttaagaaaaacagcgcgaaccggcgggtcccgcgcactaccgattgaacgcaccacttgaccaccactttcttaccatacaagcttattgatatttgagcaaaatatcttctcaatttccagctatcttgaccgaaattagaggctagaaatagcaagaaagaaagaggaaaaaaatgaaaggtggtggtggcaacaagtgtcgccaccctagagtttcttggccaagagaGCAACTAACCTTCTTATTTCCAATTTTGCACTTTCTCTTTAGTTTTTCTGCTACTGGCcgaccaaaagagagagagaaagggagagcaaaagaaaacttctttcttcttgaatcttagCCAAATCAAGTGAGAAAATCgatttccaaaccgattaaagtgttaattgtgagttgggaagttagaggaactagaaattttcaaaggaggtggattatcactcatccaagcttgtctttgaggtattaaatctgatcatggtccttgatcttttaaatcttgcgttaagatgttatttagcttaagttttggcttgatttcaagatgtgcaagtggttgtgatgattattggatgaaataaacaagttagggtttgattaatttctgtctACACTTGTTATATAGTTGCATATGTTGAATATAAgtttatataaggggctttggtagtgattggaataagaaatttgagaaagtttcattgaagaccaaaaaattccagattctggaaaatttttcccctttttctgtccggttttgtaacctcatgttagaggccgaattggccttaggttaaaaaaatgaaagttgtagagaatggtattttatatttgcctacaaaatttcagctcaatcggagtaacgtagcttgtgaaaatatgaaaatacccttgctgatctaggtcactttccagagttccgcgtggacagtttagtctttttggttgagtttattcactataatctgttcagatttagtcatttgttaaaacatgaaagtttcatTTCCTTGTCTTAGCTTtgtaacgccaccaagaacgctTTAAATGGACCTTGGTAGACAGAGATATGGTCGTTTGAGTGCAgtgcggttgattagccgaaGAGTTGAAACCAGGTTATATGGATTGGAAATTTGatcaggttacactggaaattagactaagtgctcttcatgaaagttgtaggcatttgccttagcttcgaaatggtataagctACGTATCAATCCGAttagcgtagcctcggatatgttatttccgcaaaacccgtcaaatctgtcttttgtaattgcatttccgcacttgatattagcttaatctTTGTTCGTGTGttgttgtgagcctatggaatggctaatgAACTGAAATTATGTTATGGATGAtgttgggttggattgagtaaggattgaagcctaaatggctggaaaattaggtaaacacaaatggcatgctgcccgaatttacactCGAGAACTAGGAAACGATACTTGCAACTTGtgtaaaggttaagtgattatcacttgaactagcgagcacctttgctactttgttatcgagggttatacgttaaaacctaaacgaacttgtaATCTTAgggaaaagatataatggccaatgtaaacttgtatttccttatactttcaactcaagtgttgtttccaagtatatatgctacaaaaaccttacgatttgaaaagcgagcaagtgtttcacgaatgtctttcaaatgaatttcaattggacgattcttaatgaacggaacgtttaagtttagAATCTTACTCGtatttcaaagttctcaaattggatttttatcgcagatctggactccaagcctggagtataattgaacATGAATACCTGAAGCACTATATtttgggtgagtgcttccaaatatccgatTGTACTTGATACATGTGTTCCTTACTTGACTTGTATGATTACATGAAAATGAAtgatagggcaagggtgtactttaccgcacttgccctaatatgacttGTTCTTGCTATTGATTACACTTGACTTGCTCTACCTGTACTTGAGATAtgtcttgcctggaattccagaaaccctgtggctagttaatcgagtcgagtcggcaaggacCTGGTCggttagataacgaaccctgggtcacttgtaatgtcgagtggagtgttatctcctcgactaaacgGTATACTGGAGTATTACTACCCATGTTTCGTGTGGTGTGTGGGCCCGGgaaagggggttgatcggtggatggagattggcgtgtagtggagttttatttggactagttattacttgaaagttgacggagtgtcaactaccgaTTGATTAAGCTGGAATGGAGCCGAGACTTGAA
The genomic region above belongs to Coffea arabica cultivar ET-39 chromosome 7c, Coffea Arabica ET-39 HiFi, whole genome shotgun sequence and contains:
- the LOC113698485 gene encoding BURP domain-containing protein BNM2A — encoded protein: MAFSGFGSIRFLLFLALLVLQYFCCISSREIVRQSPFNKVQNHQSYADHTDGHGDHLRMLKMKQDVDAKDPELQIFFTINDLKVGRRMPIYFSIKDPSRSPPLLSREEADSIPFSSSQLPKLLKLFSFSDDSPQAKAIEDTLHHCEYKPIKGESKFCATSLESLLDSTRAIFGPKVQFKVLTTNHLTNFTASQLKNYTILEIPKEISARRIVGCHPLPYPYAVFYCHSQESDNKLFKVSLMGDDGGRVEAIAMCHMDTSQWNPDHVAFLVLKTEPGKSSVCHFFPADNLVWIPSPSLSN